The window GGGGCGACGGGCGTATCGGCACCGGCTTGCGCGTCGGGGTGGCAGTCGGCCGTGGCGGAGGCGCTGATATCTTGGGCCGCAGGCTCTGCTCGGAAGCGTTGGCAATATCGCGGGCCATTTGTTCTTGGCTCGCCTTGAACTGCTCGGCGGCCCTCGCATTGTCGCGGGTCATTTGTTCCTGGTTGATCTTGAGCTGCTCGATACTGGCCTTGAGCTGCTCGATCTCGTGCCCCGCGGTTGCGAGATCGCGCGCCATCGACTGGAGCAACTGCGCCGATTCCGGAGCTGCGGTCGGCGCGACGCCTTCCGCTGCAGTCTGCGCCAGAGGTGCCGGTTGCGGAGGTGCTGCCGTCGCCGCGGACGTCGGAGCGATACGACCATTCCAGTCGGCTATCGCCACTTTTTATCGCCAAATTATTTTCGCAGACCTCAACCGGGTAGAGCGGCCTGCACAAGGCACCCGCCCAGTAAGCCCCCCCATTCTCGCCGCCTGGACCAATCTTTGGACCAATCTCGCGGTGAAGAGGCTGCTATTGAAGTGATATCACTTGCCACGAGGCTGTGGGGCAGGGCCGTCTAACCTACTGAAAAATGTACGAAAAAGGGGCGCGATGCCGTGACATGACATGCGCCCCTTTCGTATTTCAAGACCGGTGCCTTAAACCGCTCGGCCACCCTTCCAAACCAATAATTTCAAACGCCTAGCGTAGCGATCGGCCGAACGCAATGCGAACATGGACCCAATCCACTTTAGGACCCCAGGAAGCCGGCGGCCAGGGCGCCGATTACGGCAGATACCGATGCGTCCATAGTCGGCTTATCGCCGCACTGGCTGCCGCGTAAGAAAGGCCGTCCGAAACCTGAAGCCGCCGGGCACGCTCGGCGGCTTTTGCTTTGTCCGGCTTGGTCAAATTGAAAAATCCGCCCCATCTGGAGTCAGTGGTTGAGGCTAACCGCGATGAGGCGGAAGTATGGGATCGTCGACGCCATAGCGTCGACGAAAGCAAAATGCGATTGCGATTCGGGCAGATTAGGGGCGATGGCTCCGACCTGGTTTCATCGGTCGCGCGCCAGCTTGCGCTTTCCCCAATGGTGATCTTTGCGCGACATGAACACACGCTCGACGTTTCGGTTCAATGCCTTCATGACACCGATGCGCGCCATCATCGTCGGACCGCCGCGCGTCGCCACCAGGATCAAAGCTTCCATCGCCGCTTGCCATTCCGCGGCTTCGTGCTCGACCTTCGGGAGCTTGGTAATATAGTGGCCGGCCTCTTCGAGGGTGACGAGCTGGCGGCCGCGCGGGGCTCAGCTACCTAATCTTAGCCAAGCACTCCTTCAGGCGCTCAAGCTCCAAACGAACTTGCGACTCCATGGCGTCTTGTAATGCGAGCGTGCATGCTGTGAAGGGAAGAGCTGAAGTTACCCGATTTAAGGGGCGTTTTTCCGAATTAATTGTTGCTCTGATCAAGCTAGCTGCACTTCAAGTGCGGCTTGGAACCATCGCAACCGAAGCGGCGTGGACCTTCCACAGCAAGGTCATTCAGTCAATTGGCGCTGGGGATAGGCCGATGCAATCGGCAATCACCGAAGAGAAATCGATGCGGCTGCGCGTGCCATTGAGTTGAAACTAATCGCAGGCCACGAATTGGGCTTTCAATGCCTGCTCCGTTCGAATTTTCCGAGTGACGTTATTCGAGATATGGCAAGAGCTGCTTTTGGAGGCGGCGCGCACTGCATAGAACAAGCCGCCCGGGCGATCACCGGACGGCTCATTCCGCAACTGCCGGCACGGCGCCGGTTCCATCGCACATTGCTTATTTCGGCGGGGCCGTCGCCCTGGGGCAGAGCGGCGGTCCCTTATCGCACGGTACGCATGGCCGGGGTTGATGCGGCGTCGGCAAAATCCGCACGACTATCGATACTAAAACTTAAAATGCGACTGGCAATTGCAATTTCGAATTAACCATTAAGGCTATGGCGGTATCGGAGCCTTTCGGCATCGGCCCTGAGCAGGGCGAAGTTCATCGAAACGTCGGATTATTGATAGTTCGTCAACCTCGTGTTTACCAAGCATCGTTTTCGAGCAGGCGGTGGTCGGCGCGTCCCTCGACGCCTTCGGACTGCTGATCTACAGGCCGCAGCTCGGGCTGCTGATCCCGGCTGCGTTGCTTGCGGGGCGGCATTGGCGCGCCTCCGAGGGTGTCGCGGTCTCCTTAGGTGAACGCGATGTCGCTCATTGGCACTTTTCGGACATGGCGCGACGCCCGACGCGAGTCCGAAATGCGCGCCAAACCGGACATCATCGGCGCCGGACCTTCGGCTTTAATCCCAGCTCTTCGCATTTGCGCGCGACATCGTCGACGCTATCGGCGCGGCATAGGCGTTCGTAAAAATGTCTGTTGCCTAGCGCCGGATACTAAATCCGCGCGGGGCACGATACGGGCTCATCGGGCGGAAAAATGTCGCAGGAACGACCGCCCGAAAATCCGCGTTATTAGATCGGGCCGTTTGCTGTACAGGCGGCCTGCACGGTCCTCGCCGCCCCAAAAGCCCCTTAGTACCCCTAGGCGGGGACCGTGCCCGCGAGGCAGGAACATCGGGAGGTGGCCCATGCCAGCCGAGCCGAAAACCAGCGCCAAAGTCGATGGCAACGCCAAGCGCGCAGCCATAGCCGCCATCTGGGAAACACTCGACCGGATTCGCGAGCGCGACGGCGTAAAAATTTTCAAGAAAGCCGCCGATCGGTTGCTCGACACTATGGAAATCGCGCGGAAAAAAATGAGACGATCGCGGCCGACGTAACCGGCGAGGTGATCGACCGAAGCCCAACGCCTGATCGCGTCATCGCGCGCCGGGTGATGCACACGAAAAACCCGCCCGTGAAGGAATCAACGAGCGGGTTCTCTTCCCCAATGCAGCACGGTGCGCGGAGGAGTACCGCGCCGACGGAGAGTAGCGCGGAATCTAAATTTCGTCCGTCCGGCTCCCGACTCGGCCCGGCCGAGGCCCAAAGCAACGCCTGGGCGCCGCGGCCGGCGTTGAGCATTGTAGCGGCGTCGGCCTGAGAAATGGACCTTCCCTCAATTGCGGGAAGGTCGTTGCGCTCGCCTTGACGCATGCGGTGCTAGCGCACGGGCTGCCGCGGCGCCGATGGCAACTGCGGTTCGGCCTGCGGCTGCGGTGTGTCTTGCGGCTGAGCTCTGGCTTGGGGCGACGGGCGTATCGGCACCGGCTTGCGCGTCGGGGTGGCAGTCGGCCGTGGCGGAGGCGCTGATATCTTGGGCCGCAGGTTCTGCTCGGAAGCTTTTGCAATGACTTGGGCCATTTGTTCCTGACTCGCGTTGAGCTGCTCGGCGGCCCTCGCATTGTCGCGGGTCATTTGTTCCTGGTTGATCTTGAGCTGCTCGATGCTGGCCTTGAGCTGTTCGATCTCGTGCCCCACATCGCGCGCCATCGGCTGGAGCAACTGCGCCGATTCCGGAGCTGCGGTCGGCGCGACGCCTTCCGCTGCAGTCGGCGCCAGAGTTGCCGGTTGCGGAGGTGCTGCCGTCGCCGCGGACGCCTGAACGACAGGTGGGCTCTGTTGCGCGGGGGGCACCGGGTTTTCCAGCGGCAGCGATGAAGACAGGACGAACCGCGGCGCCCATCTCGCGATAATCGGTTTGGCCGCATCGCCGTAGGACTGCCAAGCGACGGCGGCGACACCGATGCACGCTGCCAACAGCAAGCCAACGAAGCCACGTACCGCCGGCCTGCCAAACCACGGCCGGTCGCCGGGGACTTGGATATTGTTGGCAGCAGGAGGATGGCGCGCGGCATCGTCCGCCGGGGTGCGCGCCATCTGTTCATCCTCGCGCGCGATCTGTTCAAAATAGCGCACGATCACTCCGGTTGGTTTCGGGTTCAGCGTGGAATCCATTGGCGCTCCGTACTCAGTCCAACGTCACCCGCCTAAGGATGGCCGGGCGGATTTACGTTAGGTCGACGACGTCCTGCCCCATGCTTCACTCCGGTTTGACCAAAGCAAGGCGGTACGATGGAGAGTATTTGGCCTGGCCCATGCCACACGCTAGCCTTGATCGAGCCGGCGTTGCGCGCTTGGCTTCTTCTTCCCAATGGAAATTCGGGCGCACGTCGGCCCCTCGCTGGCCGCAGGCCTGGCAGATGAACCGGGGTTCCAGATCGGACAGCCGGACATCATCCGGCCATCGATCACCGCTGATTGCTGTCCAGTGGCTGCAGCGATAGTCCCCACAATAGATCAAGAGACCGCGAACGCCGGCAGCGCGCATCTCGGCAAAGGTGATCTTCTGGGGTTCGGCCATGGCCGGCATGAAAGCGCGGCCGGAACGGGGGAGTCGAATCGCTCTATGGGTTGGGCTGAGGGCGCGGCGGTCGGTGACCGCCAAGACGTCCGACGCCACCGATCAAGCTATCGCCCGCGATGCATGGGGCAATCACCAACTCTGCGCCGTTGGGATTGTCAGATACAAAGACGGCAATGGGGTCGCTCGCGACACCGGATTTTTTCGAGTTCTCGACGACGATGGCGGGAGCTTCGTTCTCTCCCCGCATGACGCGAAGATGGAATACCAAGACTAGCCGGAACCGCTCGCGGAGCGATAGCGGTGGCGGATAAGCCGGACATCAGTCTTCATCCCGGTTCCGAAAAGCCCGGCGATCTTGGCCCCACGTTAGGCCCCAAACAACAGCCGACAGCGTCAACCCGCACACAACACGGGCCTATGGATAACCAGCTAAGTATCTGAAAAACCAGATGGGGAGCCACATCGCCGCATGGGCCGCGATGTGGCTATTCGTCTTTCAAGACCGGTGCCTTAAACCACTCGGCCACCCTTCCGTCCTTGGCACATCAATCATCTGGCCGTCGGAAGATCAAGAACGGGGTTGGCGCGGGATCCAATTTGGTCCGACCGCTTTCGTGTGTTCAGCTTGGCCCGAACCTCAAATTGTTTCTCGGCCCCCGTCGTCGACGTAGTTGCCCGGTGATTGCGAGCATTGACGGAGCGGCCTTGAGGGAGGCGCTGTTCCGGTTGTGTCAGGGGTTCGGATTTCCCCTCATCCGGACCCGGCCGCGGCCTGACGCGGTTCATTGATATGGGCGCTGCGTGCCGCTCGACGGTGATTTTGAAGGTTCCCGATCGCGGCGCGGACATTCCGAATGCCGCCTCGATCCCGAGGCAGACGTCGCCGGGGGTGGAACTAGCTGAACGCGATCGCAAGCAAGCTCGAGCACAAAACCACGAAACCGGCCGCGGTTAGCGCGAGGAAGCCGTCCGATACGACATCGTGGGTCACGAGATCATGGGTTCGCATCATACACCTGCCACTCTCAATGCTGGTCCGACTTCATTGAAGTTTTCGGAATCGCTTCTTTAAAGAGGTAGCTCCGTGGCTTCGCGGAACTCAGGCCCTTGAACGAAAGCCATCAAACGCGTGGGCAATGAAGATGCCGGCGCTCATCAGGCCCAAAACAGCAGTAACCGTCTCGATCATCGCAAACTTCCTTTGCGCCCCGGGTCGGACAGAACGACTGCCACGTTGCACAGTCAAAAGGATTCCATCGCTAAAACGAGAATCGAATCTGACTGATGATTTCGGGCAACAGATTCGTGCCAGAACCGAACAATTCCGACGCGGCGGCGCCGTAAACCGACGGGCCGCCATCGCAACCATTGATTCACTACGCCTGCGCTCTCCCCATTTCCGCCGTGTTCGCGCCGCGGTATGTTAATACGTTGATGCGGAAGTGGGCGCATCGGGGGCGTATGGCGGCCGAGCACCTCGAAGTAGGCGTGCGGCCGGCGGAATGGTATTTGGGGCGTATGGGGATTCGACGGCCAGATCAGATTCTGCTGATGGCGCGAAGCGCGGTCGCCGTGGCGGCATGCCTTGCGCTCGCCAATTGCGCCTCGTCGGGTAAATTCGCGAGCCGCGTCGATCCCAGATACGGCGTTTCCTCCAGTCCCCGGGTGGTCGCGTTTGGTGAACCGGTGCCGAAGGGTGGCGGCGTCTACCGCATCGGCAAGCCCTATACCGTTGCAGGCCGGGTCTACGTGCCGGAAGAAGATGTCAATTATCGCGAGGAGGGGCTTGCCTCCTGGTACGGCGATGATTTCCACGGCCGGCTTACCGCCAATGGCGAAGTGTTCGACATGGCGTCACTGACGGCGGCTCACCCAACCCTGCCGATGCCGTGCTATGCGCGGGTGACCAACCTCAGCAATGGCAAGTCGCTGGTCGTTCGTGTCAATGACCGCGGACCCTACCACGGCAACCGGCTCATCGATGTCTCGAATAAAGCCGCTGAACTCCTTGAATTCAAAGGAAATGGCGTGGCGCGCGTGCGGGTCGAATATGTCGGCCGCGCACCGCTCGAAGGCTCCGACGACCGTCAGCTGATAGCAACCTTGCGGACCGGCGCGCCGGCGCCGTCGCCCTCGATGGTGCGGGTGGCGTCCGCCCGTCCGTTTGTTCCGGAGATTCCGTCGAACGGCCGCCCGATCCGGGGCGAAGTGCCGCTGCCGGAGGGCCGGCCCTACAGCCTCGGCAACAGCTCGGCCGACCTTGCCTCGATCAACGCGACATCGGAGATGTCGGCTTCGGCGCGTGGCCGTTCGAGCGGCCGCATGCGCGAAAATCAGCGCGCAGTGTCCTATGAAAATGACGATCGGTATACGGCGGATGCCTCCGATGCCGATGCCAGGTCCGTCAGCGCTTATGCCCCGGTCGATCCGCGCGGCCCGAGCGAATTGCTGGCCGGACGCGGGCTCTATTGAGCCGCTCTTAGGAACGCGATCAGCGCCGCGTTGACCTCCGCGGCGCGTTCCTGCTGCACCCAGTGTCCGGCCCCCTCGATGATGAGCTTGCGTTTGAGGTTGGGCAGCACCCGTTCCATGTCGGCAATACGCTTGCCGCCGATCAGGCCGGTAACGACGGAGTCCTTGGATCCCGCAATGAACAGCGACGGCTGATGGATTTGCGCGCCCTGCCACGGCGCGGTCAGTTCCCAATTGCGGTCGAGGTTGCGGTACCAGTTGAGGCCGCCCCGGAACCCGGACTTTTGGTAGGCTTCGGTGAAATAACTAAGGTCGGCTTCGCCGAGCCAATCCGGCCGCGGGCGATCGGCGCACGGGTTGCCGAGAAATCCCTTGCCATCCTCGACAAACAGGGAAGCCGCCGCATCGGAGAAGCCGCGCCCGAGCAGGGTTCGCATGGTCAAGCCGACGTCGCGCTCGAGTTCGGCTTCAGCGACGCCGGGCGCCTGAAAATATTGCCAATAGAAATTGGTGATGCCACCGTCGCGCAAGGTCTTGAGCGGCCGGCCCCGCCCGCGGGAAGGCGGGGGAACGCTCAGGCCCGCTACCGCTGAGAAAACATCGGGGCGGAACAGCGCCGCGTGCCAGGCAACCGGCGCGCCCCAGTCATGGCCGACAATGGCGGCGCGCTTTTCCCCAAGCGCTGCAACCAGCGCGACCATGTCGCCCACGGTATCGAACAGGCTGTACGCCAGGATATCGGCCGGCGCGCTGGTTCGTCCAAACCCCCGCATGTCCGGCGCGACAACACGAAAGCCTGCCGCTGCGATCGCCGGAATCTGATGCCGCCAGGAATAGGAAAGTTCCGGCCAGCCATGGCACAGCAGCACCAGCGGGCCTTCGCCCTGTTCGAGCAGGAAGATCTCGATATCGTTGGCGGAAATGGTGCGTGAGGTGAGCATCGCGTTTCCGCCCTGTTTGAAGGATTTTGTTGCGACATCCATTGTGCAACACTCTAAGGTTGTTTGGCCGCCGCCGCAATCGGCCGCCGCGATGGTCGGGCAAAACCTGTGTTGTTGGCAGTACTTCCAACTGTTAGAACGCCGGCTTCAAGGCAGTGATGATGGCAACCGAAGTTTCACCGCAGCGCACATTTTGGCCGGCGACGGGACGCCGCCGGCATGGCCTGATCGCGGCCCTGGTCGTTGCGGCCGTGGCGTGGGGTGGGGTGGTCTACGCCGCCAACCAGAGCGTCCAGGGCGCCAAGAAGGAGGAGGGCGGTTTCGACGGCGATGCGCCGACCGCGATCCTGATTGAAGCCAGCAGCGGCAGCGTGCTCTGGGAGAAGAACGCCGATGAGATGCGGGCGCCGTCGAGCATGATGAAGCTGATGACGGCCGAGGTGGTGTTCCACGCCATCAAGCAGGGCGACATCAAACTGACCGACGAATATCACGTCAGCGAAAACGCCTGGCGGAAAGGCGGGGCGCCTTCGGGCACGTCGACCATGTTTGCCGCCATCCACAGCAAGATCGCCGTCGACGATCTGCTGCATGGCGCCATCATTCCAAGCGGCAACGATGCCTGCATCGTGCTGGCGGAGGGGATCGCCGGCGATGAGCGCGCCTTCGCGGATAGCATGACCAAGCGCGCGCGCGAACTCGGCATGACGCAATCGACCTTTGGTAATTCCAACGGACTGCCCGACCCCGCCAACAAGATGACCGTGCGCGACCTGGCAAAGCTCGCGCGCTACGTCATCCTGACCTATCCCGAATTCTACAAATTGTTCGGCGAGAAGGAATTCACCTGGAACAAGATCCGACAGCAGAACCGCAATCCGCTGTTGAATTCGCTCGAGGGCGCCGATGGGCTGAAGACCGGATACACCAAGGAGGGCGGCTACGGCATGGTCGGCTCCGCCGTGCAAAACGGCATCCGGCTGATCGTCGTCGTCAACGGCCTCGAAGATCCCGACGACCGCGCCACCGAGGCCAAGAAAATGCTGGAATGGGGATTCCGCAGTTTCGAGGCGCGGACATTGTTCGCAGCCGAGCAGCCGGTCGGCTATGCCAAGGTGTTTGGCGGCGACAGCCGCTCGGTGAAGCTTTCAAGCCCCGAACCGATCAAGGTGATGGTACCGAAGAACGGCAGCGAAAAGCTGATCGCGCGCGTGGTCTATAATGGTCCGGTGAAGGCGCCGATCGAGCCCGGCCAGCCGGTCGGCGTCGTCAGGGTGTGGCGGGGCACGAACCTCGCGGTGGAGGCGCCGGTCTATGCGGCAGAAGCGGTGGGCAGGGGATCGACGATGCGGCGGGCGATCGACGGCGCGAGCGAACTCGTGATTGGAATGTTTCGCGCCGGCGCCGAGAAACTCTGAGATGGCCGAAGCAGCGGTCAAACGAACTCCTGGGCGCGGACGATTTATCACCTTTGAGGGTGGCGAGGGCTCCGGCAAATCGACCCAGATCAAAACGCTGGCGGAGCGCCTGAATGCCGCCAAGCTGCGCGCCATCGTCACCCGCGAACCCGGCGGATCGCCGGGGGCTGAGGTGATCCGGCATCTCGTGCTGTCCGGCATGGGCAAGTTATTGGGCCCTGATGCGGAAACATTGTTGTTTGCGGCCGCGCGCGACGACCATGTCCGCACCGTGATCAAGCCGGCACTCAGCCAGGGAATCTGGGTGCTGTGCGACCGCTTTTCGGATTCGACGCGGGCCTATCAGGGCAGCATGGGGAAGGTCGCGCCTGAGGTTCTGAATGCGATGGAGCGGGTCACCATCGGTGATCTCAAGCCGGATTTGACCATCATTCTCGATATCCCGGTCGAAATCGGCATCGAGCGCGCGGCCGCGCGCCGCGGCGCTGGCGCACCCGACAGATTCGAAGCGGAAAATCTCAAATTTCACCAGGATTTGCGCGAGGCCTACCGGCAGATCGCAGCCCGCGAGCCGGAGCGCTGCGTGCTGATCGATGCCAATGCTGACGCCGCCACGGTAGCCGCCCACGTCTGGACCGCCTTGCGGGACCGTTTCTTCACGAGCAGCACTGAAAATGTGGCCAGTTCGGCATGAGCGCCCGTCAGGTCGAGCCGCAGATCTCCGCCGTGCATCCGCGCGAAACCACCGCGCTGTTCGGGCACGGCGAGGCCGAGGCGGCGTTATTGAATGCCTACCGCAGCGGACGCATTCCGCATGCCTGGCTGATTGGCGGCGCGGCTGGCATCGGCAAAGCGACGCTCGCCTATCGTATGGCGCGCTTCGTGCTCACCCATCGCAATCCGCTAGCACCTGACGTGCAGCGCGCCGAGACGCTTTGGGTCGATCCGTCCGATCCGGTCGCGCGCCATGTCTCCGCCGGCGCCCATGGCGGGCTGCTCACGCTGCAGCGGACCCACAACGACAAGGGCGTGCTGCGAACCGTGATTACCGTCGACGAGACGCGCGAGACGATTTCGTTCTTCGGCTCGACCGCGGCGGTCGATGGCTGGCGGGTGTGCATCGTCGACACTGTCGATGAGCTCAATCCCAACGCCGCCAACGCGCTTCTGAAAATTCTCGAGGAGCCGCCGCGGCAATCGCTGTTTCTGCTCGTCAGCCATCAGCCGGCGCGGGTGCTGCCGACCATCCTGTCACGCTGCCGAAAACTGCCGCTGCGGCCGCTCGCGACCGGCGATGTGATGCGCGCGGCGGCCGAGGCCGCACGCCTCGAGGCCGATGATCCCGCGCTGGCGGAGGCAGCGGAAGCCGCCGAGGGCAGTGTCGCCCGCGCGCTGACGCTGATGGGCGGCGATGCCCTAAAACTTCAGCAGCGGACCGCGGCGCTGCTGGCGAGCTTGCCGCGGGTCGATCCGCGTGAACTTCATGCGTTGGGCGACGCGCTCGGCGGCAGCGACCGGGTAGCGCTGGCGGCGTTCATCGACAGCGTCGATCGCTGGGTGGCCGAGCGCCTGCGCGGCAGCGACCCCAATGCGAACCTTGCCCGCCTTGCACGGCTGGCGGAGGTGTGGGAAAAGATCAACGGCGCCGCGCGCGACACCGCAGACTATAATCTGGAGCGAAAGCCGCTGGTTTTCTCGGTGTTCGGGCTGCTTGCGGAGGCGACCGGCTGACAGGCCGGTTTAGCCAGACCGTATCACCACACGTCGTTTGAAGAGCGATGAAAGGCCTTCGCAATTATGGCGAATGCGACCAATTTGCCCCGTGAGACCTTCTACATCACGACCGCGATCGCGTATCCCAATGGCGTGCCGCATATTGGCCACGCCTACGAGGCGATCGCGACCGATGCGTTGGCGCGCTTTGCGCGGCTCGACGGCAAGGATGTTTTCTTCCTCACCGGCACCGACGAACACGGGCTGAAGATGGCCCAGACCGCGGAGGCCGAAAATCTACCGACGATGCAGGTCGCAACCCGCAATGCGCAGCGCTTCAAGGACATGGACGAGCGGCTGAACGTCTCGTTCGACCGCTTCATCCGCACCACCGAACCGGCGCATCATCGCTCGGTTCAGGTGGTCTGGAATCGCATGCAGCAGGCCGGCGACATCTACATCGACACTTACGCCGGCTGGTATTCGGTGCGCGATGAGGCCTATTACGCCGAAGAGGAAACCGTTGTCGGCGACGACAAGGTGCGCCGTGGCCCACAGGGCACTCCGGTCGAATGGGTCGAGGAGAAGAGTTATTTCTTTAAATTGTCCGCTTATCAGGACAAGCTTCTGGCACTTTACGAGAGCCAGCCGGATTTCATCGGACCGGATTCGCGGCGTAACGAGGTCATCAGTTTCGTCAAGGGCGGATTGCGGGATTTGTCGATTTCGCGCACGACGTTCGACTGGGGCGTCAAGGTGCCGAACGATCCCGAGCACGTGATGTATGTCTGGGTCGACGCGCTGACCAACTACATCACCGGCGTCGGCTTTCCCGACGAGGGCGATAGCAACTGGCGTCATTGGCCGGCCGACGTTCACATCATCGGCAAGGACATCATCCGTTTTCACGCGGTGTACTGGCCGGCCTTCCTGATGTCGGCGCGCATTGCCGTGCCGAAGCGGGTTTATGCGCACGGCTTCCTGTTCAGCCGCGGTGAAAAAATGTCGAAGTCGCTCGGCAATGTCGTCGACCCCTTCAACCTGGCCGACCAGTATGGCGTCGATCAGGTGCGCTATTTCTTCTTGCGCGAGGTGCCGTTCG is drawn from Bradyrhizobium lablabi and contains these coding sequences:
- a CDS encoding septal ring lytic transglycosylase RlpA family protein, encoding MGIRRPDQILLMARSAVAVAACLALANCASSGKFASRVDPRYGVSSSPRVVAFGEPVPKGGGVYRIGKPYTVAGRVYVPEEDVNYREEGLASWYGDDFHGRLTANGEVFDMASLTAAHPTLPMPCYARVTNLSNGKSLVVRVNDRGPYHGNRLIDVSNKAAELLEFKGNGVARVRVEYVGRAPLEGSDDRQLIATLRTGAPAPSPSMVRVASARPFVPEIPSNGRPIRGEVPLPEGRPYSLGNSSADLASINATSEMSASARGRSSGRMRENQRAVSYENDDRYTADASDADARSVSAYAPVDPRGPSELLAGRGLY
- a CDS encoding alpha/beta fold hydrolase; protein product: MLTSRTISANDIEIFLLEQGEGPLVLLCHGWPELSYSWRHQIPAIAAAGFRVVAPDMRGFGRTSAPADILAYSLFDTVGDMVALVAALGEKRAAIVGHDWGAPVAWHAALFRPDVFSAVAGLSVPPPSRGRGRPLKTLRDGGITNFYWQYFQAPGVAEAELERDVGLTMRTLLGRGFSDAAASLFVEDGKGFLGNPCADRPRPDWLGEADLSYFTEAYQKSGFRGGLNWYRNLDRNWELTAPWQGAQIHQPSLFIAGSKDSVVTGLIGGKRIADMERVLPNLKRKLIIEGAGHWVQQERAAEVNAALIAFLRAAQ
- a CDS encoding D-alanyl-D-alanine carboxypeptidase family protein — translated: MATEVSPQRTFWPATGRRRHGLIAALVVAAVAWGGVVYAANQSVQGAKKEEGGFDGDAPTAILIEASSGSVLWEKNADEMRAPSSMMKLMTAEVVFHAIKQGDIKLTDEYHVSENAWRKGGAPSGTSTMFAAIHSKIAVDDLLHGAIIPSGNDACIVLAEGIAGDERAFADSMTKRARELGMTQSTFGNSNGLPDPANKMTVRDLAKLARYVILTYPEFYKLFGEKEFTWNKIRQQNRNPLLNSLEGADGLKTGYTKEGGYGMVGSAVQNGIRLIVVVNGLEDPDDRATEAKKMLEWGFRSFEARTLFAAEQPVGYAKVFGGDSRSVKLSSPEPIKVMVPKNGSEKLIARVVYNGPVKAPIEPGQPVGVVRVWRGTNLAVEAPVYAAEAVGRGSTMRRAIDGASELVIGMFRAGAEKL
- the tmk gene encoding dTMP kinase; this encodes MAEAAVKRTPGRGRFITFEGGEGSGKSTQIKTLAERLNAAKLRAIVTREPGGSPGAEVIRHLVLSGMGKLLGPDAETLLFAAARDDHVRTVIKPALSQGIWVLCDRFSDSTRAYQGSMGKVAPEVLNAMERVTIGDLKPDLTIILDIPVEIGIERAAARRGAGAPDRFEAENLKFHQDLREAYRQIAAREPERCVLIDANADAATVAAHVWTALRDRFFTSSTENVASSA
- a CDS encoding DNA polymerase III subunit delta' codes for the protein MSARQVEPQISAVHPRETTALFGHGEAEAALLNAYRSGRIPHAWLIGGAAGIGKATLAYRMARFVLTHRNPLAPDVQRAETLWVDPSDPVARHVSAGAHGGLLTLQRTHNDKGVLRTVITVDETRETISFFGSTAAVDGWRVCIVDTVDELNPNAANALLKILEEPPRQSLFLLVSHQPARVLPTILSRCRKLPLRPLATGDVMRAAAEAARLEADDPALAEAAEAAEGSVARALTLMGGDALKLQQRTAALLASLPRVDPRELHALGDALGGSDRVALAAFIDSVDRWVAERLRGSDPNANLARLARLAEVWEKINGAARDTADYNLERKPLVFSVFGLLAEATG
- the metG gene encoding methionine--tRNA ligase, encoding MANATNLPRETFYITTAIAYPNGVPHIGHAYEAIATDALARFARLDGKDVFFLTGTDEHGLKMAQTAEAENLPTMQVATRNAQRFKDMDERLNVSFDRFIRTTEPAHHRSVQVVWNRMQQAGDIYIDTYAGWYSVRDEAYYAEEETVVGDDKVRRGPQGTPVEWVEEKSYFFKLSAYQDKLLALYESQPDFIGPDSRRNEVISFVKGGLRDLSISRTTFDWGVKVPNDPEHVMYVWVDALTNYITGVGFPDEGDSNWRHWPADVHIIGKDIIRFHAVYWPAFLMSARIAVPKRVYAHGFLFSRGEKMSKSLGNVVDPFNLADQYGVDQVRYFFLREVPFGQDGNYNHEAIVARINADLANDLGNLAQRSLSMIAKQYQGVLPEPGAFTDNDKAILAQADGMIALARTAMATQQIHQALNAVWAVVAEANRYFAGEAPWALAKTDPARQATVLYVTAEVVRQIAILAQPVMPESSAKLLDSLGIPQGARDFAALGGATRIKPGTVLPAPVPVFPRYVEPTAA